TCTAAGAACACAGTAACAGCTCTCTTGATATCCCTGAAGTAGTCTTTGTTCTATCCTATGCCTAAAGCTGTTCTTTCTTCACTCATAGCATAGTAGCATTCTTGCTTCAAGCCTCCTCTGCTTGTTGACTCTTGCAATAAAGTCCTCAACTCTCCTGTTCAATTCATCCAAGCCCTTCTCCCCCTCTCCATCCACCTCCTCATACCCTCCCTCCACTTGAGCCCATCCTCCACCTcctttttcctcttctccctcttcttcttcatcaaaaGCCTTCTTGCATGCACTTCCTTTCTTGCTTTTCCTCGTAGATCTTCTTCGAAGGTTAGTGTTTCTGTTCATGTACTCTTCATAGATATCAGGAGGAGTCAAGGAAGACTTTGAGAACTTCGACTCACCGATGAGGAAGATGACAATGAGATTGCACACAACGAAGAGGCACTTGGGTCCAAACACGACGGCGTGCAAGTCGGGaaggaaaacaaagaagaagagat
This is a stretch of genomic DNA from Phoenix dactylifera cultivar Barhee BC4 chromosome 9, palm_55x_up_171113_PBpolish2nd_filt_p, whole genome shotgun sequence. It encodes these proteins:
- the LOC103695559 gene encoding uncharacterized protein LOC103695559; this encodes MDTTKIEKLQAMKRYRRRRRQFLTSLIQYLVAILLLGLFLSSPLWLPTIFSSLNLFFFVFLPDLHAVVFGPKCLFVVCNLIVIFLIGESKFSKSSLTPPDIYEEYMNRNTNLRRRSTRKSKKGSACKKAFDEEEEGEEEKGGGGWAQVEGGYEEVDGEGEKGLDELNRRVEDFIARVNKQRRLEARMLLCYE